The proteins below are encoded in one region of Scleropages formosus chromosome 19, fSclFor1.1, whole genome shotgun sequence:
- the LOC108927540 gene encoding rho guanine nucleotide exchange factor 4-like isoform X1, which yields MTRTGLQLISDGGVVYAEALWDHVTMDDQELGFKAGDVIEVVDATNKEWWWGRILDSEGWFPASFVRLRVNQDEPMEEYLAKLELEDEEDGAAMGKLLGPGLPCKEQMRANVINEIMSTERDYIKHLKDICEGYIKQCRKRTDMFAEEQLHTIFGNIEEIYRFQKKFLKGLEKKFYKEQPHLSEIGSCFLDHQTDFQIYSEYCNNHPNACLQLAKLMKVNKYVFFFEACRLLQKMIDISLDGFLLTPVQKICKYPLQLAELLKYTNPQHRDYKDVEAALNAMKNVARLINERKRRLENIDKIAHWQSSIEDWEGEDVLSRSSDLIFSGEMTKISQPQAKSQQRMFFLFDHQMIYCKKDLLRRDILYYKGRMDMDHMEVADLEDGKDRDFNVSVRNALKLRPMVPGGEEVLLCTKKPEQKQRWLRAFADERAQVQNDRETGFTITDAQRKQAMLNACKSHSTGKPKAVTRSYYDFLLRQKHPSLPAALPQQQVFLLAEPKRKASNFWHNIGRLTPFKK from the exons ATGACCAGGACGGGACTTCAG CTGATCAGCGATGGCGGTGTGGTCTACGCCGAAGCGCTGTGGGACCATGTCACCATGGATGACCAGGAGTTGGGCTTCAAAGCTGGTGACGTCATCGAAGTAGTGGATGCCACCAACAAGGAGTGGTGGTGGGGTCGCATCCTGGACAGTGAGGGCTGGTTCCCAGCCAGCTTCGTCCGG CTGAGGGTGAACCAGGATGAGCCCATGGAGGAATATCTGGCCAAGCTGGAGttggaggatgaggaggacgGTGCGGCCATGGGGAAGCTGCTGGGACCCGGCCTGCCCTGCAAGGAGCAGATGAGGGCCAATGTCATCAATGAGATCATGAGCACGGAAAGGGACTACATCAAGCACTTGAAGGACATCTGTGAG GGTTACATCAAGCAGTGCCGCAAGAGGACAGACATGTTCGCCGAGGAGCAGCTCCACACCATCTTTGGCAACATTGAGGAAATATACCGGTTTCAGAAGAAGTTCCTCAAGGGCCTGGAAAAGAAGTTCTACAAAGAGCAGCCCCACCTGAGTGAGATCGGCTCCTGCTTCTTAGATCAT CAAACGGATTTCCAGATCTACTCGGAATACTGTAATAACCACCCCAACGCCTGCCTCCAGCTTGCAAAGCTTATGAAAGTCAACAAATACGTGTTCTTCTTCGAGGCCTGCCGCTTACTCCAGAAGATGATTGACATCTCACTGGATGGCTTCTTACTCACACCGGTCCAAAAGATCTGCAAGTATCCGCTTCAGCTGGCTGAGCTTCTAAAGTACACAAATCCCCAGCACAG GGATTATAAGGATGTGGAAGCTGCCTTAAACGCCATGAAAAATGTTGCCAGGCTGATCAATGAGCGGAAGCGTCGCCTGGAGAACATCGATAAAATCGCTCACTGGCAGAGCTCCATAGAGGACTGGGAG GGTGAGGATGTCCTCAGCAGGAGCTCAGATCTGATCTTCTCAGGGGAAATGACTAAGATCTCCCAGCCCCAGGCAAAGAGCCAGCAGCgcatgttctttctctttgaCCACCAGATGATCTACTGCAAGAAA GACCTGTTGCGCCGTGACATACTTTACTACAAAGGCCGTATGGACATGGATCACATGGAAGTGGCGGACCTTGAGGACGGCAAGGACCGAGACTTCAACGTGAGCGTGAGGAACGCACTGAAGCTGCGCCCAATGGTGCCAGGAGGAGAGGAGGTCCTGCTGTGCACTAAGAAGCCTGAGCAGAAGCAGCGGTGGCTGCGGGCCTTTGCCGATGAACGGGCGCAAGTACAGAATGACCGCGAGACCG GTTTTACCATTACAGATGCCCAGAGGAAGCAGGCCATGCTGAACGCATGCAAAAGCCATTCAACAGGAAAACCCAAAG CCGTGACCCGGTCCTACTATGACTTCTTGCTCCGGCAGAAGCACCCGTCGCTGCCCGCCGCCTTGCCGCAGCAACAGGTGTTCCTGCTGGCCGAGCCCAAACGCAAGGCCTCCAACTTCTGGCACAACATCGGCAGACTGACGCCTTTCAAGAAGTGA